A single Aspergillus puulaauensis MK2 DNA, chromosome 7, nearly complete sequence DNA region contains:
- the FUR1_2 gene encoding uracil phosphoribosyltransferase (COG:F;~EggNog:ENOG410PF9P;~InterPro:IPR029057,IPR000836;~PFAM:PF14681;~go_process: GO:0009116 - nucleoside metabolic process [Evidence IEA]) produces MSGTTEPIPSPAQGVGPVYRSDREKPTATVSKSISYENVHVLPQTPQLIALLTMIRDQNTGRADFIFYSNRIIRLLVEEGLNHLPVVEQSVTTPVGRSYLGVKFEGKICGVSIMRAGEAMEQGLRDCCRSVRIGKILIQRDEETCMPKLFYEKLPTDISNRWVLLLDPMFATGGSATLAVEILKAKGVPEERILFLNLIASPSGVADFAERFPRLRVVTAFIDQGLDEKKYIIPGLGDFGDRYYTL; encoded by the exons ATGAGCGGAACAACAGAACCTATTCCTTCACCGGCTCAAGGCGTTGGCCCAGTTTACCGATCGGATAGGGAAAAGCCCACAGCAACAGTGTCCAAGAGCATATCTTACGAGAACGTCCATGTCCTTCCTCAGACTCCTCAACTGATAGCACTATTGAC CATGATTAGAGATCAGAATACCGGTCGCGCTGATTTCATCTTCTACTCGAACCGAATAATCCGCCTCCTGGTAGAAGAAGGACTCAACCATCTCCCAGTTGTCGAGCAATCTGTCACTACCCCCGTCGGTCGCTCTTATCTGGGCGTTAAGTTCGAGGGTAAAATCTGTGGTGTTTCAATCAtgcgagctggagaggccATGGAGCAGGGGCTGAGAGATTGCTGTCGTTCCGTGCGAATAGGCAAGATTCTCATACAACGAGATGAAGAAACATGCATGCCGAAGCTTTTCTATGAAAAGCTACCCACTGATATCTCCAATCGATGGGTCCTTTTACTTGATCCAATGTTTGCAACTG GGGGATCCGCAACACTCGCTGTCGAAATATTAAAGGCTAAGGGTGTTCCCGAAGAGCGCATTCTTTTCCTTAACCTTATCGCGAGCCCCTCGGGTGTTGCAGATTTCGCCGAACGCTTTCCTAGGCTACGAGTTGTGACAGCCTTTATCGACCAAGGTCTGGATGAAAAGAA GTATATAATTCCCGGTCTCGGTGATTTCGGTGACCGCTATTATACCCTATAA
- a CDS encoding transcription elongation factor 1 family protein (BUSCO:EOG09265KPR;~COG:K;~EggNog:ENOG410PQMN;~InterPro:IPR007808,IPR038567;~PFAM:PF05129): MGKRKKSSRQPQQPRKREPLPSTFACLFCNHENSIVVKLDKKLGLGHLSCKVCGQRFQTGINYLSAAVDVYSDWVDACDAVAKDTADRYEESDAIATRSNNRPYSPGGQGVGVAEQTGQFAED, from the exons ATG GGTAAACGTAAGAAGTCAAGCCGTCAACCCCAGCAGCCCAGAAAG AGAGAGCCTCTTCCAAGCACGTTCGCCTGTCTATTTTGCAATCACGAGAATTCGATTGTTGTGAAGTTGGACAAAAAGCTAGGACTAGGACATTTGTCTTGCAAGGTCTGCGGACAACGGTTTCAGACGGGCATCAACT ACCTCTCTGCTGCCGTCGATGTATACTCTGATTGGGTTGACGCCTGTGACGCAGTTGCCAAGGACACCGCGGATAGATACGAAGAAAGCGATGCTATCGCCACGCGTTCTAATAACCGACCCTATTCTCCAGGCGGTcagggtgttggtgttgcagAGCAGACTGGTCAATTTGCCGAGGACTAA
- the rps1 gene encoding 40S ribosomal protein eS1 (COG:J;~EggNog:ENOG410PGZY;~InterPro:IPR027500,IPR001593,IPR018281;~PFAM:PF01015;~go_component: GO:0005840 - ribosome [Evidence IEA];~go_function: GO:0003735 - structural constituent of ribosome [Evidence IEA];~go_process: GO:0006412 - translation [Evidence IEA]): MAVGKNKRLSKGKKGIKKRTVDPFTRKDEYSVKAPSTFQIRDVGKTLVNRTSGLKNANDSLKGRIFEVSLADLQNDEDHAFRKVKLRVDEIQGKNCLTNFHGLDFTTDKLRSLVRKWQSLIEANVTVKTTDDYLLRLFAIAFTKRRPNQIKKTTYARSSQIRAIRKKMTEIMQREASSCSLSQLTTKLIPEVIGREIEKATQGIYPLQHVHIRKVKLLKAPKFDLGALLNLHGESTTDDKGQKVEREFKEQVLETV; encoded by the exons ATGGCTGTTGGAAA AAACAAGCGCTTGTCGAAGGGCAAGAAGGGAATCAAGAAGAGAACTGTTGATCCCTTTACCAGGAAGGATGAGTACTCCGTGAAG GCTCCCTCGACCTTCCAGATCCGAGA CGTCGGGAAGACCCTTGTCAACCGTACCAGCGGTCTTAAGAATGCGAACGATTCCTTGAAGGGCCGCATTTTCGAAGTCTCTCTCGCGGATCTCCAAAACGACGAAGACCATGCCTTCCGCAAGGTCAAGCTCCGCGTTGATGAAATCCAAGGAAAGAACTGTCTCACCAACTTCCACGGTCTTGACTTCACCACCGACAAGCTACGATCCCTTGTGCGCAAATGGCAGTCACTTATTGAGGCCAACGTCACCGTGAAGACAACCGATGACTATCTTCTACGCCTGTTCGCAATCGCCTTTACCAAGAGACGTCCCAACCAGATCAAGAAAACCACATACGCTCGCTCGTCCCAGATCCGCGCTatcaggaagaagatgaccGAAATTATGCAACGGGAGGCCTCGAGCTGTTCTCTTTCCCAGCTTACGACAAAGCTCATCCCCGAGGTTATTGGCCGCGAAATCGAGAAGGCAACACAGGGAATCTATCCCCTTCAGCAT GTCCACATTCGCAAGGTTAAACTTCTTAAGGCGCCCAAGTTTGATCTCGGTGCACTGCTCAACCTGCATGGTGAGTCAACCACCGATGACAAGGGTCAGAAGGTGGAGAGGGAGTTCAAGGAACAGGTTCTGGAAACTGTTTGA